Proteins from a genomic interval of Candidatus Rubidus massiliensis:
- the cca gene encoding CCA-adding enzyme has protein sequence MTEINKGAITIVKKLKEAGYLAYFAGGWVRDFVMGHPSSDIDIATNAPPHVILDLFSHTILVGLSFGVVIVVIEGHQYEVSTFRKDINYENGRKPTQIELSTPKEDAIRRDFTINGLFFDPITEEIFDYVHGLNDINLQIVRTIGDPFERFFEDRLRMIRAIRFAARFNFHIDLQTQEAIKENAETLFPAVAMERVWQEFVKMSKFPNFGWAISEMHRLNLLGVIFPDLKKIHLNDIRKITSAFEFFPKETPTILYIVRLFPNYTKEEWENLFFYLKISRKDWILIEFYIKAKQAIEKEKVQEDVSLWEWAHLYANDYFFLILQIESLYLSQENKEAFFDVHHKRQKQLDQFVKRIKEKKPILDSCDLLEMGIKPGKNFGVILLEAEKISINQGIETKEKLLKLLHPSIMQSREHENNY, from the coding sequence ATGACAGAAATTAATAAAGGTGCAATAACTATAGTAAAAAAATTAAAAGAAGCTGGATATCTAGCTTATTTTGCAGGGGGATGGGTTAGGGATTTTGTCATGGGTCATCCATCGTCAGATATTGATATAGCCACCAATGCGCCTCCCCATGTTATTTTAGATTTATTTTCTCACACAATTTTAGTTGGATTATCATTTGGGGTCGTGATTGTTGTTATAGAGGGTCATCAATACGAAGTTTCTACATTTAGAAAAGACATCAATTACGAAAATGGAAGAAAACCAACCCAAATTGAATTATCTACTCCTAAAGAAGATGCTATCCGAAGAGATTTCACTATCAATGGACTATTTTTTGATCCAATAACAGAAGAGATCTTTGATTATGTACATGGATTAAATGATATAAATCTACAAATCGTGAGAACAATCGGCGATCCTTTTGAAAGGTTTTTTGAAGATCGCTTGAGAATGATTAGAGCCATTCGCTTTGCAGCAAGATTTAATTTTCATATTGATCTTCAAACTCAAGAAGCAATAAAGGAAAATGCTGAAACACTTTTTCCAGCAGTTGCTATGGAAAGAGTATGGCAAGAGTTTGTAAAGATGAGTAAATTTCCCAATTTTGGTTGGGCGATTAGTGAAATGCATAGACTTAATTTACTTGGAGTAATTTTTCCCGATCTAAAAAAAATACATTTAAACGATATTAGAAAAATAACTAGTGCTTTTGAATTTTTTCCAAAAGAAACACCGACTATTTTGTACATTGTTAGATTATTCCCCAATTATACAAAAGAGGAATGGGAAAATTTATTTTTTTATCTAAAAATTAGTCGCAAAGATTGGATCCTTATTGAATTTTATATTAAAGCTAAACAAGCCATCGAAAAGGAAAAAGTTCAAGAAGATGTGAGTTTGTGGGAATGGGCTCATTTATACGCTAATGATTATTTTTTTCTAATCTTACAAATTGAATCTTTGTACTTAAGTCAGGAAAATAAGGAAGCTTTTTTTGATGTACACCATAAAAGGCAAAAGCAATTAGATCAATTTGTTAAGCGCATTAAAGAAAAAAAACCAATTTTGGATTCTTGTGATTTATTAGAAATGGGAATTAAACCTGGAAAAAATTTTGGTGTTATTTTATTAGAGGCTGAAAAAATTTCTATCAATCAAGGGATTGAAACGAAAGAAAAGTTATTAAAGCTTTTACATCCATCCATTATGCAATCGAGGGAACATGAAAACAATTACTAG
- the mutL gene encoding DNA mismatch repair protein MutL, with the protein MPSTIRILDDHTINKIAAGEVIENPASVVKELVENALDAKANEIIIEIKGGGRQLIRITDNGCGMNADDALLCLERHATSKIQEVEDILQIATMGFRGEAVPSIAAVSKFSIRTSTKDSTLGTLVQVEGGKIVKVAEVATNPGTIMEVNQLFFNVPVRRKFQKSPNYDANEIEKTLKLLALAHPEITFQFISNEKTIFRTCGMNCSSWPKSHQKRVEDILGADFKNYTPIFLEKENCSIQGYIGFPEQAKGNRSGQIVFLNHRPIFSSSISYYVKEAFGTILPSNKFPIFILYLTLPTDWIDINVHPQKKEVRLRYEEIVKKMIYEAVSSGLQSTSQNIWVEETFNPFETLTSIKIPEDIKYEFKPSNSFFHETTSNYTINTDEFPFSEKELDKKPYRPIDKEFHQPSLFAKNDSKVSKLIPSILSILPGYLLCESKNESMSNELIIINQKAAHTRIIFEQLKKKIEKQTIAIQQLLIPEPIDLDTSDDKIFQIILPRLDDMGLEITVTGNKKYLLHSLPQCFGNIDLQTLIKSLIDFFKWEEKDNLNGHEQIKKIAIAAARSSISSKQKLNSIEAHKFLQDLFQCENNLYCPNGKKILFTLSLEEISKLFKG; encoded by the coding sequence ATGCCTTCTACAATTCGAATTTTAGATGACCATACAATAAATAAAATTGCTGCTGGTGAGGTAATTGAAAATCCAGCTTCAGTCGTAAAAGAATTAGTTGAAAATGCTTTGGATGCTAAAGCAAATGAAATAATTATAGAGATTAAGGGGGGCGGAAGGCAGCTTATTCGAATTACAGACAACGGCTGTGGTATGAATGCAGATGACGCTCTTTTATGTTTAGAAAGACATGCAACCTCAAAAATTCAAGAAGTAGAAGATATTTTACAGATTGCAACCATGGGTTTTCGAGGAGAAGCGGTACCATCTATTGCAGCCGTTTCTAAATTTTCTATTAGAACTAGTACCAAAGACTCAACCCTTGGAACACTTGTTCAAGTAGAAGGGGGTAAAATAGTAAAAGTCGCAGAAGTTGCCACAAATCCTGGAACTATCATGGAAGTGAATCAACTTTTTTTTAATGTTCCCGTACGTCGTAAATTCCAAAAATCTCCCAACTATGACGCGAATGAAATTGAAAAAACATTAAAATTATTAGCCTTAGCTCATCCTGAAATAACTTTTCAATTTATTAGTAACGAAAAAACAATTTTTAGGACTTGCGGAATGAATTGTTCTTCATGGCCCAAGTCGCACCAAAAAAGGGTTGAGGATATTTTAGGTGCCGATTTTAAGAACTACACACCCATATTCTTAGAAAAAGAAAATTGTTCTATACAAGGCTACATTGGTTTTCCCGAGCAAGCAAAGGGAAATAGATCGGGTCAAATAGTTTTTTTAAATCATCGCCCAATCTTTTCTTCCTCAATCTCCTATTATGTCAAAGAAGCCTTCGGAACCATTTTGCCTTCCAACAAATTTCCTATATTTATTTTATATCTTACTTTGCCGACCGATTGGATTGATATTAACGTCCACCCTCAAAAAAAAGAAGTTCGCCTTCGTTATGAAGAAATAGTAAAAAAAATGATTTATGAAGCTGTTTCGTCTGGTTTGCAATCTACAAGCCAAAATATATGGGTAGAAGAAACTTTTAACCCTTTTGAAACTCTAACCTCCATTAAAATCCCTGAAGATATAAAGTATGAATTTAAACCAAGTAATAGTTTTTTTCATGAAACAACGTCAAACTATACTATAAATACTGATGAATTTCCTTTTTCAGAAAAGGAATTAGATAAAAAGCCTTATAGACCAATCGATAAAGAGTTTCATCAACCGAGTTTATTTGCTAAAAATGATTCTAAGGTAAGTAAACTAATCCCAAGTATCTTAAGTATCCTTCCAGGATACCTTTTATGTGAAAGCAAAAATGAGTCAATGAGCAACGAATTGATTATTATTAATCAAAAAGCTGCCCACACTAGAATTATTTTTGAACAATTAAAAAAAAAGATAGAGAAGCAAACGATAGCGATCCAACAATTATTAATCCCAGAACCTATTGATTTAGATACAAGTGATGATAAAATATTTCAGATAATTCTACCTCGTTTAGATGATATGGGACTTGAAATAACTGTGACAGGAAACAAAAAATATTTACTGCATAGTTTGCCTCAATGTTTTGGCAATATTGATTTACAAACATTAATAAAGTCTTTAATAGATTTTTTTAAGTGGGAAGAAAAAGATAATTTGAACGGGCACGAACAAATAAAAAAAATTGCGATCGCAGCGGCTCGATCGTCCATTTCTTCTAAGCAAAAATTAAATTCAATAGAAGCACACAAATTTTTACAGGATTTATTTCAATGTGAGAACAACCTTTATTGTCCAAATGGAAAAAAAATACTCTTTACATTGAGTTTAGAAGAAATTTCAAAACTTTTCAAAGGATAG
- a CDS encoding putative peptidase: MFNDRIQRLRQLYMKNGLEGFYIDDPLNIYYLTGLSMSAGQLFITNEKVEVIVDSRYFDFAKAHSPFKVYLDNQYQWESVQKIGFDSNLITFNRYLLLEKVFGQKNFIPIENALCLVRMIKDNEEIALLKEAANLGSLGFERVIHSLKEGITEEELALELEIFWKRNGAQGLGFNPIIAFGKNGAMPHYRPGKAKLEKGMSVLIDIGVLYKHYHSDMTRVVFYDSIDPLISHLYDIVLEAQEKAIQSCKPGITIQELDQTARQFIEHEGFGPQFIHNLGHGLGLEIHECPFLKTKEPFSHMVLKPGMVITIEPGIYIADKGGVRIEDTILITENGYENLTNTQKQTKLIIK, translated from the coding sequence ATGTTCAATGATCGAATACAACGTCTGCGCCAACTATATATGAAAAATGGACTTGAAGGATTTTATATTGATGACCCCTTAAATATATATTATTTAACTGGACTTTCAATGAGTGCTGGACAACTTTTTATAACGAATGAAAAAGTTGAGGTAATCGTTGATAGTAGATATTTTGATTTTGCCAAAGCCCATAGTCCTTTCAAAGTTTATTTAGACAATCAATACCAATGGGAAAGCGTCCAAAAAATTGGCTTTGATAGCAATCTCATAACATTTAATCGTTATTTGCTATTAGAAAAAGTATTCGGTCAAAAAAACTTTATCCCGATTGAAAATGCTCTTTGTTTGGTAAGAATGATAAAAGATAATGAAGAGATTGCACTATTAAAAGAAGCCGCCAACCTGGGATCTTTAGGGTTTGAGCGTGTTATCCATTCTTTAAAAGAAGGGATAACTGAAGAAGAGTTAGCTTTAGAATTAGAGATTTTTTGGAAAAGGAACGGAGCGCAAGGTTTGGGCTTTAATCCGATCATTGCTTTTGGAAAAAATGGGGCTATGCCTCACTATCGACCTGGAAAAGCTAAATTAGAAAAAGGAATGTCTGTTTTGATCGATATAGGTGTTTTGTATAAACATTACCATTCCGATATGACAAGAGTAGTCTTTTATGATTCTATAGACCCTCTAATCTCTCATCTTTATGACATCGTATTAGAAGCTCAAGAAAAAGCGATACAATCTTGTAAACCTGGAATCACCATTCAAGAGCTTGATCAAACAGCTAGACAATTTATTGAACATGAAGGGTTTGGACCCCAATTTATTCATAATTTAGGTCATGGTTTAGGTTTAGAGATCCATGAATGTCCTTTTTTAAAAACGAAAGAGCCTTTTTCTCATATGGTTTTAAAACCCGGCATGGTAATAACGATTGAACCTGGTATTTATATAGCGGATAAAGGGGGCGTTAGAATAGAAGATACTATTTTAATAACAGAAAATGGATATGAAAACTTAACTAACACTCAAAAACAAACTAAATTAATAATTAAATGA
- the phoR gene encoding Alkaline phosphatase synthesis sensor protein PhoR: MIPFRQKIFFIYLIVFFLFLAGLFPFVNHTVEKLSRKIMCDRATELIERIQSAPSDEALVRKLKEQKALVFYRVSVISDQHKVLYDSHTKRLLGPRFSQEYVVYHPEVNDAFEKGIGYNEDYSELLGQKFSYLAKSFTFHGKTYVLRTALPHNYIIDLSHDFETGVLTVATAVLVLFSVMTWLIIHYMTRPIQVIIDAVKPYQEGNLNTIPEIKLNSSNASDEFIKLANTLNSLSFRIQKHIDTLTFERNEKMAILESLLEGVVAIDQNMIVTYANHSALKFFQLSLEQLVGQSFSVTHQHKCYNLLLACQENNQILNDTLYIKRNEKKIFFDIVAAPKKDEKGAILVLQDKTSHYKLLEMRKDFIANASHELKTPITIIQGFAEMLHDNVDLPEQTILQLTEKIVRNCKRMTTLIKDLLTLSDVENIPESRLIECDLEEIIFNCVDNVKEMYPDAEIIVKNSMPQPIHLLADPNLMEHAFINLIENAAKYSPHPANITISLNVIDNKIQIQIADKGIGIPEADLEHIFERFYTVDKAHSQKLGGSGLGLSIVETIIHKHFGRIKVDSKLNEGTTFTILIPIEQS; the protein is encoded by the coding sequence ATGATCCCTTTTCGACAAAAAATATTCTTTATCTATTTGATCGTTTTTTTCTTATTTTTAGCCGGTTTATTCCCCTTTGTTAATCATACTGTAGAAAAACTTTCCCGCAAGATAATGTGTGATCGCGCGACTGAACTTATTGAACGCATTCAATCAGCTCCAAGTGATGAAGCTTTGGTTAGAAAATTAAAAGAACAAAAAGCTCTAGTTTTTTATCGGGTAAGCGTAATCTCTGATCAGCATAAAGTTCTCTACGATTCTCATACAAAACGGCTGCTAGGACCCCGCTTTAGTCAAGAATATGTAGTTTATCATCCAGAAGTGAACGACGCTTTTGAAAAAGGAATTGGTTATAATGAAGATTATTCGGAACTATTGGGACAAAAATTTTCTTACTTAGCAAAGTCTTTTACCTTTCATGGAAAAACTTATGTATTAAGAACAGCTCTTCCCCATAATTACATAATCGACTTATCGCATGACTTTGAAACAGGCGTTTTAACTGTTGCCACGGCAGTGCTTGTTTTATTTAGTGTAATGACATGGTTAATTATTCATTACATGACACGACCAATTCAAGTGATTATTGATGCTGTTAAGCCCTATCAAGAAGGAAATCTTAACACTATCCCTGAAATTAAATTAAATTCTTCTAATGCCTCAGATGAGTTTATAAAATTGGCTAATACTTTAAATTCATTATCTTTTCGTATACAGAAGCACATAGATACCTTAACATTTGAAAGAAATGAAAAAATGGCTATTTTAGAATCACTGTTAGAAGGTGTTGTGGCAATTGATCAAAATATGATTGTTACTTACGCTAACCACTCAGCCCTAAAATTCTTTCAATTGTCTTTAGAACAGTTAGTGGGTCAAAGCTTTAGCGTTACTCATCAACATAAATGCTATAATCTTTTATTGGCTTGCCAAGAAAATAATCAGATCTTGAACGACACATTGTATATAAAAAGAAATGAAAAAAAGATTTTTTTCGACATTGTAGCAGCTCCAAAAAAAGATGAAAAGGGAGCCATTTTAGTTCTTCAAGACAAGACTAGCCATTATAAGCTCTTAGAAATGAGAAAAGATTTTATTGCCAATGCATCACACGAATTAAAAACCCCCATTACGATTATTCAAGGCTTTGCTGAAATGTTACATGATAATGTAGATTTACCAGAGCAGACTATCCTTCAATTAACAGAGAAAATAGTTCGCAATTGTAAACGAATGACTACGCTAATTAAAGATTTATTAACATTAAGCGATGTTGAAAATATCCCCGAATCTCGTTTAATTGAGTGTGATTTAGAAGAAATAATTTTTAATTGTGTCGATAATGTAAAAGAAATGTACCCCGATGCCGAAATTATTGTTAAAAATTCCATGCCTCAACCCATTCATTTATTAGCCGATCCTAACCTTATGGAGCACGCTTTTATCAATCTAATTGAAAATGCGGCTAAATATTCCCCTCATCCAGCAAACATAACCATTTCTTTAAACGTGATTGATAATAAAATTCAAATCCAAATAGCTGATAAAGGAATTGGAATTCCTGAAGCTGATCTTGAGCACATTTTTGAACGATTTTATACTGTAGATAAAGCTCATTCTCAAAAACTTGGTGGATCAGGCCTTGGTTTATCTATTGTAGAAACGATTATTCATAAACATTTTGGTAGAATAAAAGTAGATTCTAAACTTAACGAAGGAACAACTTTTACAATATTAATACCGATTGAACAATCTTAA
- a CDS encoding magnesium chelatase ATPase subunit D: MENNSQKLQLQIKYANQKFTAAMHEISKVIVGQKNLIKNLFIALLADGHVLIEGLPGLAKTLSVTTLAKVINSNFKRIQFTPDLLPADLIGTSIFNQKENSFSIHKGPIFTNILVADEINRAPAKVQAALLEVMQERQITIAGETFKVANPYMVLATQNPIEQEGTYNLPEAQIDRFLLKITIDYPDLNEEKEIIDKMGKVEKKIAINSILTEGDILHARELIDQIYIDDKIINFILNIIFCTRSPEQFGLPEFKNYLSFGISPRGSIALKLAAKSNAFISGRSYVTPYDVQEVCHAVLRHRIKKTYEAEADEISSDQIITRILEKIPAP, encoded by the coding sequence ATGGAAAACAACTCGCAAAAATTACAGTTACAAATAAAATATGCTAATCAAAAATTTACTGCTGCGATGCATGAGATTAGCAAAGTGATTGTCGGTCAAAAAAATTTAATTAAAAATCTTTTTATCGCACTGTTAGCTGATGGACACGTTTTAATAGAAGGTTTGCCAGGGCTTGCTAAAACTTTATCCGTAACAACATTAGCAAAGGTAATTAATTCGAACTTTAAAAGAATTCAATTTACTCCTGATTTGTTACCAGCAGATTTAATTGGCACCTCTATCTTTAATCAAAAAGAAAATAGTTTTTCTATCCATAAAGGTCCAATCTTTACAAATATATTAGTTGCAGATGAAATCAATAGAGCACCAGCGAAAGTCCAAGCTGCCCTTTTAGAAGTGATGCAAGAAAGGCAAATAACAATTGCCGGAGAAACATTTAAAGTGGCTAACCCTTACATGGTACTAGCGACTCAAAATCCGATTGAGCAAGAAGGTACATATAACCTACCAGAAGCTCAAATAGACAGGTTTTTGCTAAAAATAACGATCGATTACCCAGATCTTAATGAAGAAAAAGAAATTATAGATAAGATGGGAAAAGTTGAAAAAAAAATAGCGATAAATTCTATCCTAACAGAAGGGGATATCTTGCACGCACGGGAGTTGATCGATCAAATTTATATAGATGATAAAATAATAAATTTTATCTTAAATATTATTTTTTGCACCAGGTCTCCAGAACAATTTGGTCTTCCCGAATTTAAAAATTACTTAAGCTTTGGTATATCACCAAGGGGCTCAATTGCTTTAAAATTAGCGGCTAAAAGCAATGCTTTCATCTCTGGCCGAAGTTATGTAACGCCTTACGATGTGCAAGAGGTTTGCCATGCTGTTCTTAGACATAGAATAAAAAAAACGTATGAAGCGGAAGCTGATGAGATAAGTAGTGATCAGATAATTACACGCATTTTAGAAAAAATTCCAGCCCCTTAA
- a CDS encoding hypothetical protein (putative conserved protein (some members contain a von Willebrand factor type A (vWA) domain)), which yields MIDKALSLVKKIKKIEFQTKYLINGLIAGSYRSAFKGKGIEFEEVRPYIYGDDYRAIDWNVTARFGTPFIKSFKEERELSILLAIDVSASMQIGKTVTKKDRAAEIAALIAFSAVKNSDNIGLVLFGEEVEIYIPARKGISHVLTIIKKILTHTSAKKGTNLVNLFSFIARVKKRKSICFIISDFLTQLPQKEMAIFSKQHDLIGICIEDTIEIEFPRVDIVHLKDIETNEMVFIDSSSSSFSQEFEIKKIALRNKQKKLFRKAQGDYLQIATEQDYAQALQNYFKSKK from the coding sequence ATGATTGATAAAGCTTTATCTTTAGTAAAAAAGATAAAAAAAATCGAATTTCAAACTAAGTATTTAATTAATGGATTAATCGCTGGCTCCTATCGCTCTGCTTTTAAGGGTAAAGGGATCGAATTTGAAGAAGTGAGACCCTACATTTATGGTGATGATTATAGAGCAATAGATTGGAATGTAACCGCTCGATTTGGAACACCTTTTATCAAAAGTTTTAAAGAAGAGAGAGAATTGTCTATTCTCTTAGCTATTGATGTTTCAGCCTCTATGCAAATCGGCAAAACTGTTACTAAAAAAGATAGAGCTGCAGAAATTGCGGCTCTTATTGCATTTTCGGCAGTTAAAAATTCAGACAATATAGGACTTGTTCTGTTTGGAGAAGAAGTGGAAATCTATATTCCGGCTCGAAAAGGAATTAGCCATGTATTAACAATTATCAAAAAAATACTAACTCATACTTCTGCAAAAAAAGGAACCAACTTAGTTAATTTGTTTTCATTTATAGCACGAGTAAAGAAAAGAAAATCTATTTGTTTTATCATTTCAGACTTTCTAACACAACTACCTCAAAAAGAAATGGCAATTTTTTCTAAACAACATGATTTAATTGGAATATGCATTGAAGATACAATAGAAATAGAATTTCCTCGAGTAGATATCGTTCATTTAAAAGATATTGAAACGAACGAAATGGTTTTTATTGATTCTTCATCTTCATCATTTTCTCAAGAGTTTGAAATTAAGAAAATAGCTCTTCGCAATAAACAAAAAAAATTGTTTCGAAAAGCTCAAGGTGATTATTTACAAATAGCAACTGAACAAGATTATGCTCAGGCTTTGCAAAATTACTTTAAGAGCAAAAAATAA
- a CDS encoding Ketopantoate hydroxymethyltransferase, producing MNNFPEELESKIISLLQEYNLNHLKEARYSLTDRYRERKENHKTFMQSNIERISYLATRMPATYASISSIVSPMQNLEEFITCKSLLDVGAGPGTASWCLANLIELKEITLVEKDLELVKLGKSLMKNTKIHILQKATWKVGNIVQENYNAHDICIASYVLNELSADEQLLLLNKLWLSTNKYLILVEPGTSFGFGNILRARDFLLSNGASILAPCTHSKKCPMQESLKWCHFSTRLQRLEMHRMVKGVNKGFEDEKYSYLILQKNISSYDPLKGRIVGNPQKHSGHLALEICRDGHLEKPTITKKHPHYKQIKKLEWGDVVVLEDV from the coding sequence ATGAATAACTTTCCCGAAGAATTAGAAAGTAAAATAATATCTTTATTACAAGAATATAATTTAAATCATTTAAAAGAAGCCAGATATTCCTTAACAGATCGATATCGGGAGCGTAAAGAAAATCATAAAACCTTTATGCAATCAAATATCGAAAGAATTTCTTATCTTGCAACACGCATGCCAGCAACTTACGCAAGTATTTCTTCTATTGTAAGCCCTATGCAAAACTTAGAAGAGTTTATTACTTGTAAGAGCCTTTTAGACGTTGGGGCAGGGCCTGGTACTGCATCTTGGTGTTTAGCTAATCTGATCGAGCTTAAAGAAATAACATTAGTAGAAAAGGATTTAGAATTAGTTAAGCTTGGCAAAAGCTTAATGAAGAATACAAAAATCCACATATTACAAAAGGCAACTTGGAAAGTTGGAAATATTGTACAAGAAAACTACAATGCCCATGATATTTGCATAGCATCTTATGTATTAAATGAATTATCCGCAGATGAACAGTTGTTATTACTAAATAAATTGTGGCTCTCTACAAACAAATATTTAATTTTAGTAGAACCTGGTACTTCCTTTGGATTTGGTAATATTTTAAGAGCTAGGGATTTTTTATTGTCTAATGGTGCATCGATTTTAGCGCCTTGTACCCATAGCAAAAAATGCCCTATGCAAGAAAGTCTAAAATGGTGCCATTTTTCAACAAGGTTACAAAGACTTGAAATGCATCGGATGGTAAAGGGAGTAAATAAAGGATTTGAAGATGAAAAATATTCTTATTTAATTTTACAAAAAAATATTTCTTCCTACGATCCTTTAAAAGGTAGGATAGTTGGAAATCCTCAAAAGCATTCAGGTCACCTAGCTTTAGAAATCTGTCGTGATGGACATTTAGAAAAACCTACAATTACAAAAAAACATCCCCACTATAAACAAATAAAAAAACTGGAATGGGGCGATGTTGTTGTTCTAGAAGATGTATAA
- a CDS encoding Tfp pilus assembly protein FimT — protein MIKKRFLFFSLLEMMIAFSFLAIIASFAFVKIQEVVTKQKFNNEVYFIAERLRFAQNLMLMMNKDIKITFESLDNKQIKLTMQILGQNEEPWMSKYTKPYFIKTIRYINFPDTLRNDSHSNSASIFFMSKGFYMSKALLYLSTGPDKPNSLNRYIPLKGIPAKIEIFTNEEQAKKHSVEDNTTLKNFSQQTLKEIVEKIGLK, from the coding sequence ATGATAAAGAAAAGATTTTTGTTTTTTTCTCTTTTAGAAATGATGATTGCTTTTTCTTTCTTAGCAATCATCGCATCTTTTGCATTCGTTAAAATTCAAGAAGTTGTTACCAAACAAAAATTTAATAATGAAGTTTATTTCATTGCCGAACGATTGCGTTTTGCTCAAAATTTAATGTTGATGATGAACAAAGATATAAAAATTACCTTTGAGAGTTTGGACAATAAACAAATTAAACTTACGATGCAAATTTTAGGACAAAATGAAGAGCCTTGGATGAGTAAATATACAAAGCCTTATTTTATAAAAACGATTCGTTATATTAATTTTCCAGATACATTAAGAAATGATTCCCATTCAAATAGCGCATCTATTTTTTTTATGTCGAAGGGTTTTTACATGAGTAAAGCCCTATTATATTTGTCAACTGGACCTGATAAACCAAACAGTTTAAATCGTTATATTCCACTTAAAGGTATTCCCGCAAAAATAGAAATATTTACAAACGAAGAACAGGCTAAAAAACATAGTGTTGAAGATAACACCACATTAAAAAATTTTTCTCAACAAACTCTAAAAGAAATTGTTGAAAAAATAGGTTTGAAATGA
- a CDS encoding type II secretion system protein G — MKIKKPKKRYITLIEIMIVMFLIAMITGVVAYNYRGSLDEGKSFKTKAGIEKLENILNMAVSEDPYLLNDIESNWKQIIDKSPLVKDKEALKKDGWGYEYNVTVNGHEVEVESKHRNAYEASKKNR, encoded by the coding sequence ATGAAAATAAAGAAACCAAAAAAAAGATATATTACTTTGATTGAAATTATGATCGTAATGTTCTTGATAGCTATGATTACTGGAGTAGTCGCCTATAATTATCGTGGAAGCCTTGATGAGGGAAAATCTTTTAAAACAAAAGCTGGCATAGAAAAATTAGAAAATATTTTAAATATGGCAGTATCTGAAGATCCTTATCTGTTAAACGACATAGAGAGTAATTGGAAACAAATAATAGATAAGTCACCCCTTGTAAAAGATAAAGAAGCATTAAAAAAAGATGGCTGGGGCTATGAATATAATGTAACTGTAAATGGTCACGAAGTTGAGGTTGAATCAAAACATCGTAACGCATACGAAGCTTCTAAAAAAAATAGATGA